The proteins below are encoded in one region of Telopea speciosissima isolate NSW1024214 ecotype Mountain lineage chromosome 10, Tspe_v1, whole genome shotgun sequence:
- the LOC122642632 gene encoding uncharacterized protein LOC122642632, protein MGSECSQSKRHYDISMSKRTRKPIKLEDTDDPKDTSRSSPKGVDEKEDGTNPRSLKEPMKPVEGGDEQRMEMGSPQSENHSTGSSEDVSDHKSLKLKELMINVEGDEKNGNNSLGHHFIEEEKQLQLVTKQKGDRPEGFKMRGIVSRYVKVLSHLIRVKGDRRLGSRKKPILRLTM, encoded by the coding sequence ATGGGCAGTGAGTGCAGTCAGAGTAAAAGGCACTATGACATTAGCATGTCCAAGAGAACTAGAAAGCCCATTAAGCTTGAGGATACTGATGATCCAAAGGACACATCAAGGAGTTCTCCCAAAGGAGTTGATGAGAAGGAAGATGGCACCAATCCTAGAAGCTTGAAGGAACCCATGAAGCCTGTTGAAGGAGGTGATGAGCAGAGGATGGAAATGGGTTCTCCCCAAAGTGAGAATCATTCTACAGGCAGTAGTGAAGATGTAAGTGATCATAAAAGCTTGAAGCTGAAGGAACTGATGATCAATGTagaaggagatgagaagaaTGGTAACAATTCTCTTGGTCACCATttcatagaagaagagaagcagcTTCAGTTGGTGACCAAACAGAAGGGAGATCGTCCAGAAGGATTCAAGATGAGAGGGATTGTAAGTCGATATGTCAAAGTCTTGAGCCATTTGATCAGGGTTAAAGGTGACCGGCGTTTGGGTTCCCGGAAAAAACCCATTCTCCGGTTAACAATGTAG